From Drosophila virilis strain 15010-1051.87 chromosome X, Dvir_AGI_RSII-ME, whole genome shotgun sequence, the proteins below share one genomic window:
- the LOC6631933 gene encoding uncharacterized protein isoform X3: MVRFKLKVRKFQFRVTESKCRSFSIWNFCPVTRWHQLWQFIGGCTPCRYEFFPYIFWLVLGLSLTGAYRSVGECVHIYCVSSHPLEMWRPRKFFVFDVEVLRRGRLVGALIMSYAWMLMIYALINLPADCLFRFEQLLRSKLLSLIYLLLLFLVAT, from the exons ATGGTTCGCTTCAAATTGAAA GTGCGCAAATTCCAGTTTCGCGTGACCGAGAGCAAGTGCCGCTCCTTCTCCATATGGAACTTTTGCCCGGTCACCCGTTGGCATCAGCTCTGGCAGTTTATTGGCGGATGCACCCCATGCCGGTACGAGTTCTTTCCATACATCTTCTGGCTGGTGCTAGGCCTCAGCCTGACTGGCGCCTATCGCAGCGTGGGCGAATGTGTCCACATCTATTGCGTATCCAGCCACCCGCTCGAGATGTGGCGACCCCGTAAATTCTTTGTATTCGACGTTGAGGTGCTCCGCAGGGGTCGCTTGGTGGGCGCACTCATCATGAGCTATGCCTGGATGTTGATGATCTATGCGCTGATCAAT TTGCCAGCAGATTGTTTATTTCGATTTGAGCAGCTGCTAAGATCGAAGCTCTTATCTCTTATCTATTTATTACTGTTATTTCTTGTGGCCACTTAA
- the LOC6631933 gene encoding uncharacterized protein isoform X1, translating to MVRFKLKVRKFQFRVTESKCRSFSIWNFCPVTRWHQLWQFIGGCTPCRYEFFPYIFWLVLGLSLTGAYRSVGECVHIYCVSSHPLEMWRPRKFFVFDVEVLRRGRLVGALIMSYAWMLMIYALINTKPNYITPWLILNTLMLALDFLVWLVEVLTGRLTLHLSAVYPMIRLFCTLALVNCIKTVFENAIKHNMVDTLSVFGKESIFSISD from the exons ATGGTTCGCTTCAAATTGAAA GTGCGCAAATTCCAGTTTCGCGTGACCGAGAGCAAGTGCCGCTCCTTCTCCATATGGAACTTTTGCCCGGTCACCCGTTGGCATCAGCTCTGGCAGTTTATTGGCGGATGCACCCCATGCCGGTACGAGTTCTTTCCATACATCTTCTGGCTGGTGCTAGGCCTCAGCCTGACTGGCGCCTATCGCAGCGTGGGCGAATGTGTCCACATCTATTGCGTATCCAGCCACCCGCTCGAGATGTGGCGACCCCGTAAATTCTTTGTATTCGACGTTGAGGTGCTCCGCAGGGGTCGCTTGGTGGGCGCACTCATCATGAGCTATGCCTGGATGTTGATGATCTATGCGCTGATCAAT ACAAAGCCAAATTATATAACACCATGGTTAATACTTAATACCTTGATGCTGGCTCTGGATTTCCTTGTTTGGCTGGTCGAGGTGCTTACCGGTCGGCTGACACTTCATTTGAGTGCGGTTTATCCAATGATCCGGCTCTTCTGCACCCTGGCCCTGGTCAACTGCATCAAGACGGTCTTTGAGAACGCCATCAAACATAACATGGTGGACACCCTAAGTGTGTTTGGCAAGGAATCGATATTTAGCATTTCGGACTAA
- the LOC6631933 gene encoding uncharacterized protein isoform X2, translating into MVRFKLKFRVTESKCRSFSIWNFCPVTRWHQLWQFIGGCTPCRYEFFPYIFWLVLGLSLTGAYRSVGECVHIYCVSSHPLEMWRPRKFFVFDVEVLRRGRLVGALIMSYAWMLMIYALINTKPNYITPWLILNTLMLALDFLVWLVEVLTGRLTLHLSAVYPMIRLFCTLALVNCIKTVFENAIKHNMVDTLSVFGKESIFSISD; encoded by the exons ATGGTTCGCTTCAAATTGAAA TTTCGCGTGACCGAGAGCAAGTGCCGCTCCTTCTCCATATGGAACTTTTGCCCGGTCACCCGTTGGCATCAGCTCTGGCAGTTTATTGGCGGATGCACCCCATGCCGGTACGAGTTCTTTCCATACATCTTCTGGCTGGTGCTAGGCCTCAGCCTGACTGGCGCCTATCGCAGCGTGGGCGAATGTGTCCACATCTATTGCGTATCCAGCCACCCGCTCGAGATGTGGCGACCCCGTAAATTCTTTGTATTCGACGTTGAGGTGCTCCGCAGGGGTCGCTTGGTGGGCGCACTCATCATGAGCTATGCCTGGATGTTGATGATCTATGCGCTGATCAAT ACAAAGCCAAATTATATAACACCATGGTTAATACTTAATACCTTGATGCTGGCTCTGGATTTCCTTGTTTGGCTGGTCGAGGTGCTTACCGGTCGGCTGACACTTCATTTGAGTGCGGTTTATCCAATGATCCGGCTCTTCTGCACCCTGGCCCTGGTCAACTGCATCAAGACGGTCTTTGAGAACGCCATCAAACATAACATGGTGGACACCCTAAGTGTGTTTGGCAAGGAATCGATATTTAGCATTTCGGACTAA
- the LOC6631933 gene encoding uncharacterized protein isoform X4 has protein sequence MVRFKLKVRKFQFRVTESKCRSFSIWNFCPVTRWHQLWQFIGGCTPCRYEFFPYIFWLVLGLSLTGAYRSVGECVHIYCVSSHPLEMWRPRKFFVFDVEVLRRGRLVGALIMSYAWMLMIYALINIVYFDLSSC, from the exons ATGGTTCGCTTCAAATTGAAA GTGCGCAAATTCCAGTTTCGCGTGACCGAGAGCAAGTGCCGCTCCTTCTCCATATGGAACTTTTGCCCGGTCACCCGTTGGCATCAGCTCTGGCAGTTTATTGGCGGATGCACCCCATGCCGGTACGAGTTCTTTCCATACATCTTCTGGCTGGTGCTAGGCCTCAGCCTGACTGGCGCCTATCGCAGCGTGGGCGAATGTGTCCACATCTATTGCGTATCCAGCCACCCGCTCGAGATGTGGCGACCCCGTAAATTCTTTGTATTCGACGTTGAGGTGCTCCGCAGGGGTCGCTTGGTGGGCGCACTCATCATGAGCTATGCCTGGATGTTGATGATCTATGCGCTGATCAAT ATTGTTTATTTCGATTTGAGCAGCTGCTAA